The following DNA comes from Panulirus ornatus isolate Po-2019 chromosome 59, ASM3632096v1, whole genome shotgun sequence.
TTTAAGCAAATGTGACATCACAGTCATCTTACCACCATGTTTATGTCTAAACTTTTAACTACCTCAAAATCTACTTTTACACATACTTTCCTATTTCTATCAAATGCGAGGGAGGAATAAATGCACATGGGTAAGGGAGTTCCCGGGgtgaatgggcatcagaaatacagatagacagagagttgATCTTGCTGCATCTGACAACTTTTCTCCTGAACCATACATTTACTAGTACCTCCCACAATGTATTTCAGTCTGTCACATGCATTTTCTAGTCCATGAAAACTGCATGCAATTTCTATCTTTCACCTACATAGTTTTAAGCTACCATCTTGCTGTGAGAAAATtgtatcaacacatcctctaacctttgtgaaaaaaaaaatcttcaagctCTAAACACGATTTTTCTCATACACTTCCCCAGGTATGAGGTAATCATTTTTCTTCTTGAAATATACTGGGCAAAACTTCATTTTTCTACGAAAATAAAGTACTGACAGTATatgtgaaacaaaggaaaaaacaaTGAATGCTTTAAGGCCTTACAACATTATTTcctattttccttaaactttatatattacttttcaaaagttGATATTTTCCCACTTCTCTATATTTTCTAGATTCCTCTTATCTTTTCATATGTCCTTACTTCTTTCCTTAAAATGAATCTGCTCAACCAACTTATTCTTTTCACACTACTAAGCATTGTCTACTTCCTTTGTACAGCAGCTAAAAGAGTAAGTACATATCTTCGGAAAATGTTTCAAAATTAGGTCTATGATACCTGAAGGTATGAGGATGGTCTGCAACTGCAAGTATAGGAAGTGTACAGTACATACACTCTCCCTGTTTAGGATTGAAAAGCAAATGTGATTCAaattcaaacagaaaataaatacATCTAACCTTGACTGTAACAGTAACTTTACCCATAACCTCTCGGGCTTCCTCCTGAAGCTCTTTATTATCACTTGTTCTCTCCTTGAGCAGGGCACTTACACACCCACACTGTGGACACTGATACTCCAAAGACCTGAAGATATGAAACATGATGGAAAGATATCTACAAAATCAAAAATACCTAACTTCAAATAAATATCTTTAGTTCAGTATTCTAAAGCATTCATCCTAATTAAAAAATAACACAACATGCTTTAAAGGCTACTTGGAAAGATTATACATTATCTTATTTAAATAAAGCAACTTGCCATCAAAGACAAATCATGTTATAACCTTACTTTTGTGCATGCTTGAGAGCAGGCTCCTTTTTGGCCCCTTATTTGTTATCATAAGGGCTATGATCCTTATAAACAACAACTCCAACTTCTACTATTCAAAATGATACATAAAATATACTTCAACCTTACTCTTAAACTTTGAAAAATGCACCTTTTTAACACTTTTTTAgaaacataaaaggccacatcccCCAAAACTGACCATGGCCTAAATTCTGATACAAGAGCCACTATCCCAAAATTTCATAACAATCAATCAATGGAAAATTAGAGCAAAGAAGCTAACTGTGCAATTTCTTGTTCATGATATCTCAATATCCAATAGAAATGTTACGATGTCACCAAGAAAATCTGAtgtcatatatttacatatattgctTACAGGCGGTAGATGACAGACTACAAAGTCACTGTCACACCATAATACAACAAAAACTTTTTGCAACCATCTATTGGCCTGCATTTTAATACAAGTATCACTGTCTTAAAACTTTACAACAATGTCAGCAGAAACTAAAGTTATAGCACAAAAACTACTTGTTTCCAGATGACAGACAATAGTGATCACTTGTCATACCATGATATAACTGCAAACTTTTTGTGGCAATGTACAGATCATTCTCAAATCAAGTTCATCAGCATAAAATTTTATCTATCGTTTTGTGACTATATACAGTATTCCAATATAAATCTGAAATACAGCAATCTTCCTATACACCTACACTATGGGCATAGCTCCCCTCCCTAACAATATTCAATTCTTTGGAAGTATTCCAGGTATCAAGCATACCCACCACAAAAGTATGGAAACACAAAAGTATGCTATTTCTTTAGCTGTAATACTGGGAAACTTCACTTAATAAAACTCTTACTTTTTAGCCAATTTGGCCCGTTCGCTAGCAGTATAGTCTAATGAGCCAATGGTGCCATTAGCAGGAGTAGGCATAAACCCAATGATAGCCAAGAGTGCTGTGCGAATACTCCAGGATGGTTGCCAGGTCTCTGGATGGTGGCCTGATATACTGAGGCAGATCTTTTTACTGGTCTCAAACCGTCCATTGGGCTGAAGAGGTAAAATAAATTGAGTTATGAAAATATGTTTAGAATTAAGTGACAAGCTTGCACAATGCATACATAGGGGAAAGAGTTGTTGGCAAATGAAAAGGACAATGTAACAATACAGCACTGGAAACAGAAAGACTAAATGTGAATTATCTTAAACTCTTTCATCCATTTTACTTTAGCAAGACAAAGGAGCAAACATTTTGTCTGTTCACATAAAACTCGAATCTGCAAGTAAAAAGATAAAGATAGCCTAGTAACAGAAAACCTGGTGGAAGGATAAAGCTTCACAATCAGAGGTGCTCTTGCAAACACATGTACTTAAGTAAGTTATGGAAATCTGACAAGTAAAGGAAGGGTTCGTCTTAATGAGTGCAGGGATCTGGTGAAAAGTGGAACAAAGCAAGAAGTGGGAATCTGACAAGCAAATGAGGGTCATTATTAATGAGTATTGAGATCTGGTGAACCTTTATTTTTAGGAGGAGGATAAAAGGCCTATTAAGAACAGGGACATCAAAACAAGCATAAAAACTTTGTCAAAGATGGTTGAAAAATACAAAAGGTTTGGCAGACAGACTGTTCCTCaagttatgaaaaaaagaacACAAGATGCATAACAGTAACAACTCCACCAGTGAGCCATAAACTCCAACCACTGAGGTGGAATCATTACTGACCAAGCCATCAAGTTTAAGAAAAGAACCAGCTATTTGACTAAATGAATATCCATTCATCCTAAATGCTTGCAACACACTGCTTGTATACAGGATGAGTGGATAGTAGATTAGTCAGATAGTTGGTTCTATTCTTATAGCCTTGAAACAAATACATCTCTAtgtgtgaccatatatatatgaggtaaacCCTTGGAGCAAATGCATTTTTATAGGGGGTCTCGGTCTAGCATGCATGCAGTTCTCCAATATGTTTAGAGAGGTATGCAGAAGATCTAAATAATTAATAGGGAGCTCCCTGAAGTTAGTCACTGCTCAGTTTCATATATCATAAACTGAATACTATAAAAACTAATTCAgcattatcattaatgtattgACCTTGCTTCCTGACACTCTTCATTAAAAACACCCTACCATGCTATGTTTAAAATATTATGTCAAAATACTGTCAGGTATGAACTGCTTACGAGTCCCTCCAAAAAATGGAGAGGATGAAAGGTGTTATTCTCCTCATTAAGCCTCATTTGGAAATAATTTTAGCTGCTCAAAAAAGTGTAAAAAGTCAAACTTGAAATATTATCTTACCGTCAAAAATATAATATTTGGAGGCTTCATAGGGTAATCAGCAGGCATTATAATCCGGCCATGATAAACACCCCCATCAAACTCTGAGTCAGCAGGACCCCTGACAGTGAAATGCCACTCAAAAAGATTATCATCCAAAGGCTGGGCAAAATACTCCTCTGCGGCTTCATGTAGCTCCTTTGCTTCCCGAAACAGCCGCTTCACAGCTGTGTGGAAGAAACAGAATCACATAAAATGAAGCTCCTCTACAATCAATACACAAGGAAGGTTTATGATCTAATCTACCAGAGAAATTTAGCCAGATCTGGGAAGCTATAGGGACAGTACCAAGTGGTCTAGACTGCCCTAAACTTAGAAGGAATAGGACCACAGCAGGTAAAGAAGCTGCATCATGATAGGGTTGTTAGCACTGtaacttgtgtcagcaaattagCTAGGAGTTTGGGGCAGCATCAAGGTCTAG
Coding sequences within:
- the LOC139767234 gene encoding ubiquitin-conjugating enzyme E2 J1-like, encoding MEASYNSRCPAVKRLFREAKELHEAAEEYFAQPLDDNLFEWHFTVRGPADSEFDGGVYHGRIIMPADYPMKPPNIIFLTPNGRFETSKKICLSISGHHPETWQPSWSIRTALLAIIGFMPTPANGTIGSLDYTASERAKLAKKSLEYQCPQCGCVSALLKERTSDNKELQEEAREVMGKVTVTVKAESKEGNEGTAGASVEFDSFISSSSSIDDSPVSVSQANEEISVKTDLSSPSEPSFNKGTESNTPQATSQATLPGNSAPSSSSQVPTVDQTPEILMEGVATHNHVRDPVSNPGYLYNLVLSSAIFLFIGLVVRRIFLLEGDTSEELDDVLL